Proteins encoded together in one Larus michahellis chromosome 4, bLarMic1.1, whole genome shotgun sequence window:
- the PHRF1 gene encoding PHD and RING finger domain-containing protein 1 isoform X2 produces MDDDSQDEMINKSAALGKGKRQSLAFLSETESNGGNSCDSEDDTGSEEEEDGTEEEGGEEDKEESEDEELEDCEDDDEEEEEEEETEAAVGGMTDSLKLEPRINGASISSDEDGENCPICLNTFRDQAVGTPENCSHYFCLDCIVEWSKNANSCPVDRILFKYISIRARFGGKILKKIPVENTKTQGNDGEDDPTFCEVCGRSDREDRLLLCDGCDAGYHMECLNPPLSEVPVDEWFCPACAPMGASAAADHVSEEEVAALVADVIPTTSRLRPQVRTRAIARTRQSERVRATVNRNRITTAQQIQHVPRYLMSSVLDETIEAVVAGLNTAIYQRPLTPRAPTRQKRKTGRRKKAGGKKRTQTKSAGKKSSGGQLKRRKRLIKKRRGKKMRVRSHVKNEATARSRIARTLGLSKPLRGASLPSMYKPMEPSLGLMRADIGAASLSVFGDPYELDPYESNEEVPANPDSPVSAKRRVLSQSALRSHRPVARPISVGLPRSSVPALSPDQEAEAAPVPDLLGSILSGQSFLMMSSSDVVINRDGSLTAKKAAPLHRKSANDLRVDDGSGHNTQPSTVHSGTTASSSIAGPSVSSGLSTYTRPSSSSLFSSPSPSLSRTEPAANPAQTTSEKATVKSEYSMTPRSVQTQNIATLSRHGSKLDDMPRFNGNSKNFAPSDSSSKPLSCNLDSGSKAVTVRQPLKPPPKRIDIFELPRIPKIKKETSSKQVEPKPAGSQSCDIPSSCITQLTGKESTNQPGRGSKMESQKSNAKESQQQTRTSGVSFSTNTGTYSSSSLLGPSRSKGPSSFESFKINIPGNAGHPSRLSNPGFCNTFRPVDDKVQQKESPSPLFSVKKKQVKSEIYDPFEPTGSDSSSASSSPERLGSGIPLTNITRTISIENPKVQTFQTVRRFTPYLVENVFGSGADSDVASSNTESHDDVTVKSRIVEQISDTEERDNMDDEDFLSSPCTSSAVKQISSAECLKEESREGPNVFFNAEELIRSNINVKVEPDSPSENDGQQKVQKVEHTERRSRSRSCSNSSSRSKKKMKRKKALVKERKRSRSGSRDRAHSRDRSSRSTSWSGGEEHSKTHTLKPRSRRSSTDGSSSHERSKKKKMKDKTKDKKAKTSWSRERRKSRSRSGSPGSTSEFYENRKKKRRSRSRSRRREHSRSNSIERTKRRKHRRDKSYERYDKDSSLRSRDRKRSRSRSRERRKWRSRSRSASRSREHKSSKSKEKRPRSRSRSKERKHRSKETSLPPPPEKDQKPPVENVSRCLEQHHSFKQEPKEELVLEELSITIQPNVKLEEVQAETPVQLREVQETVKVEPICEEVTGETAFPVPEITNICVPIGNVDSFAETELMRSSDPAVLGSCSNTNLEITVKIENTALCPSLVEPPPKKEVMHAPTEAAPIQSSSKSKITDCVKEVKDECLVSNEKTGNFNKPELEVVPQGPALKSKAPVKRVTWNLQEEESGTLSAGKAPRVPFYKLQRAKEGAWKAEDLNQTLNQVQLNEPPPTNYMIPEPMFPDLDSSQVYCQNIPLTPPLPSSLPPYAPVSQPTVQFIMQGSLPALGCMAGQSLTPEPGSLASEPGIQAASVGNAEEKIKAPKPPVDKTKNEEYMKKLHMQERAVEEVKLAIKPFYQKREITKEEYKNILRKAVQKICHSKSGEINPMKVANLVKAYVEKYKHMRKHKKSDGEDTREVEN; encoded by the exons ATTGCGAAGACGatgatgaagaagaggaagaggaggaagaaactgaGGCCGCTGTGGGGGGAATGACTGATTCTCTGAAATTAGAACCACGTATAAACGGAGCAAGCATTTCCTCTGATGAGGATGGTGAAAACTGCCCCATTTGCCTCAACACATTTAGGGATCAGGCTGTTGGGACTCCTGAGAACTGTTCCCATTACTTCTGCTTGGACTGCATCGTGGAGTGGTCTAAG aatgCAAACTCCTGTCCAGTGGATCGAATCCTCTTTAAGTACATTAGCATTCGGGCACGTTTTGGTGGTAAAATCTTAAAAAAG ATTCCTGTTGAGAACACGAAAACTCAGGGTAATGATGGAGAGGATGATCCAACCTTCTGTGAGGTGTGTGGCAGAAGTGACCGCGAGGATCGCCTGCTGCTGTGTGATGGCTGTGATGCAGG GTATCACATGGAATGCCTTAATCCACCTCTCAGTGAAGTCCCTGTAGATGAGTGGTTCTGTCCAGCCTGTGCTCCCATGggtgccagtgctgctgcag ATCATGTCAGCGAAGAAGAGGTTGCTGCCCTCGTGGCTGATGTTATTCCTACCACCAGTCGACTGCGCCCTCAAGTCCGAACCCGAGCTATAGCCAGAACTCGGCAGAGCGAACGAGTTAGGGCAACAGTGAACAGAAACCGGATAACAACAGCGCAACAAATTCAG CACGTGCCAAGGTACCTCATGTCCTCTGTTCTGGATGAAACAATTGAAGCAGTTGTAGCAGGCCTAAACACAGCCATCTACCAGCGTCCTCTTACGCCGCGGGCTCCTActaggcagaaaagaaaaacag GtaggaggaagaaagcaggaggCAAAAAAAGAACTCAGACAAAATCTGCTGGGAAGAAGAGTTCAGGGGGACAGCTGAAGAGACGCAAGCGTCTGATAAAGAAGAGAAGGGGCAAAAAGATGAGAGTAAGGTCACAT GTGAAAAATGAGGCTACTGCGCGCTCCCGTATTGCAAGAACTCTTGGTCTTAGTAAACCTTTGCGTGGGGCCTCGCTTCCTTCCATGTACAAACCAATGGAGCCCTCACTTGGTCTGATGAGAGCAGATATCGGTGCAGCTTCTCTGTCTGTGTTTGGAGATCCATATGAGTTGGATCCTTATGAAAG TAATGAAGAGGTTCCAGCAAATCCAGATTCACCGGTGAGTGCCAAAAGGAGAGTTCTCTCCCAGTCAGCACTGAGGTCTCACCGTCCTGTAGCTAGACCTATTTCTGTGGGACTTCCCAG AAGCAGTGTACCTGCCTTGAGTCCCGATCAAGAAGCAGAAGCTGCCCCTGTGCCTGATCTATTGGGAAGTATCCTGTCTGGACAGAGCTTTCTCATGATGAGTAGTTCGGATGTGGTCATCAACAGAGATGGTTCGCTGACAGCGAAGAAGGCAG CTCCACTTCACAGAAAATCAGCGAATGACTTGCGAGTGGATGATGGTTCAGGACATAACACCCAACCGAGTACAGTGCACTCAGGGACCACAGCAAGCAGCTCCATTGCTGGACCTTCAGTTTCCTCTGGGCTGAGTACTTACACCAGACCCTCCTCCTCAAGCTTGTTTTCATCCCCTTCACCCTCGCTGAGCAGGACTGAGCCTGCAGCAAACCCTGCACAGACTACATCAGAAAAGGCAACTGTAAAATCAGAATATTCAATGACACCCAGGTCTGTTCAGACTCAGAATATAGCTACTCTGAGCAGGCATGGCTCCAAGTTAGATGATATGCCCAGATTTAATGGAAACTCTAAAAACTTTGCACCCAGTGACTCATCTTCAAAGCCTCTGAGCTGTAACTTGGATTCTGGCTCAAAAGCTGTAACTGTGAGGCAGCCATTAAAACCACCTCCCAAGAGAATTGACATCTTTGAGCTTCCCAGGATACCaaagattaaaaaggaaaccAGCAGCAAGCAGGTGGAGCCGAAACCAGCAGGAAGCCAAAGCTGTGACATCCCCAGCTCCTGTATAACCCAGCTGACTGGCAAAGAGAGCACTAATCAGCCGGGAAGGGGTAGCAAGATGGAAAGCCAGAAGTCAAATGCCAAGGAATCTCAGCAACAAACCCGTACAAGTGGGGTGTCTTTTTCTACCAATACGGGCACATATAGCAGTTCATCACTACTGGGCCCTTCGAGGAGCAAGGGCCCAAGCTCTTTTGAGAGTTTTAAAATCAATATTCCTGGAAACGCCGGACATCCCAGCAGACTGTCTAACCCAGGATTTTGTAACACCTTCCGCCCTGTGGATGACAAAGTGCAACAGAAAGAGAGTCCTTCACCTCTTTTCTCAGTTAAGAAAAAGCAGGTTAAAAGTGAAATATATGATCCCTTTGAGCCAACAGGATCGGACTCGAGTTCAGCAAGCAGCAGTCCTGAAAGGCTTGGCTCAGGGATCCCGCTAACTAATATTACCAGGACTATTTCTATTGAAAATCCAAAAGTTCAAACGTTTCAAACTGTCCGTCGTTTCACTCCTTACCTGGTAGAAAATGTATTTGGATCTGGGGCTGACTCTGACGTAGCATCTAGTAACACAGAGTCTCATGATGACGTGACGGTAAAAAGCAGGATTGTGGAACAGATCTCTGATACAGAGGAACGAGATAATATGGATGACGAAGACTTTCTAAGCAGTCCTTGCACTTCGTCTGCTGTTAAGCAAATTTCTAGTGCGGAGTGTTtgaaggaggaaagcagagagggtCCTAATGTGTTCTTTAATGCTGAAGAATTGATTAGATCTAATATTAATGTGAAAGTAGAACCAGATAGTCCCTCAGAAAACGATGGGCAGCAGAAAGTCCAAAAGGTAGAACACACAGAGCGGCGATCGCGTTCCAGATCCTGTTCAAACTCCAGCTCCCGAAGCAAgaagaagatgaaaaggaaaaaggcacTTGTCAAAGAGCGTAAGAGATCCCGGTCAGGGTCTAGGGACAGAGCACACTCAAGGGACCGAAGCTCCAGATCTACCTCGTGGTCAGGTGGAGAAGAGCATAGCAAAACACACACATTGAAACCCAGGAGCAGGAGGTCTTCTACTGATGGTTCTAGCAGTCACGAACgatccaaaaaaaagaaaatgaaggataaAACCAAGgataaaaaggcaaaaacttCTTGGTCTAGGGAGAGAAGGAAATCTAGGTCACGTTCAGGTAGTCCTGGAAGTACTTCTGAGTtttatgaaaacaggaaaaagaaaagacggTCTCGATCAAGATCAAGACGGAGGGAACATTCCCGGTCAAATAGCATTGAGAGGACTAAGAGGCGGAAACACAGGAGAGACAAAAGCTATGAGAGGTATGATAAAGATAGTAGCTTGAGGtcaagagacagaaagagatcGAGATCCAGATCTCGGGAGAGGAGAAAGTGGAGGTCTCGGTCTCGGTCCGCATCTCGATCTCGggaacacaaaagcagcaaatcaaaggaaaaaagaccaaGATCAAGATCGCgttccaaagaaagaaaacacagatcaAAAGAGACCTCACTTCCTCCTCCACCAGAAAAGGATCAAAAGCCTCCAGTTGAAAATGTGTCCAGGTGTCTGGAGCAACACCATTCCTTCAAACAAGAGCCAAAGGAGGAGCTAGTACTAGAAGAGCTTTCCATAACCATCCAACCAAATGTCAAACTTGAGGAAGTACAGGCTGAGACCCCGGTTCAGTTGAGAGAGGTTCAAGAAACTGTAAAGGTAGAGCCTATCTGTGAGGAAGTGACCGGTGAAACTGCATTCCCTGTGCCAGAGATCACAAACATTTGCGTTCCAATTGGCAATGTGGATTCTTTTGCTGAAACAGAATTAATGAGAAGTAGCGATCCAGCAGTGCTTGGCAGCTGTAGCAATACAAACCTTGAGATTacagttaaaatagaaaatactgcATTATGTCCATCTCTGGTGGAACCACCCCCAAAGAAGGAAGTTATGCACGCTCCCACTGAGGCTGCACCAATTCAAAGCTCATCCAAAAGCAAAATAACGGATTGTGTGAAGGAGGTCAAAGATGAGTGCCTTGTGTCAAATGAGAAAACCGGTAATTTCAATAAGCCTGAACTAGAGGTGGTACCTCAGGGCCCTGCGTTGAAATCAAAAGCACCAGTGAAAAGAGTTACCTGGAATCTTCAAGAGGAAGAAAGCGGCACGTTGTCTGCTGGAAAAGCTCCAA GGGTGCCATTTTACAAACTTCAGCGAGCAAAAGAAGGGGCCTGGAAAGCAGAGGACTTGAACCAAACGTTAAATCAGGTGCAGTTAAATGAGCCTCCTCCAACCAATTATATGATTCCTGAGCCTATGTTTCCTGATCTAGATTCCTCTCAG GTGTACTGTCAAAATATACCTTTGACGCCACCTCTGCCCTCAAGCCTCCCCCCCTATGCCCCCGTCAGCCAGCCCACGGTTCAGTTTATCATGCAGGGTAGTCTTCCAGCGCTTGGCTGCATGGCGGGACAGAGCCTGACTCCGGAGCCAGGCAGCCTGGCATCTGAACCAGGAATCCAAGCTGCTTCTGTTGGAAATGCGGAAGAAAAGATTAAAGCACCCAAACCTCCAGTGGATAAAACGAAGAACGAGGAA TACATGAAGAAGCTTCACATGCAGGAAAGGGCTGTGGAAGAAGTGAAACTTGCTATTAAACCTTTTTACCAGAAGAGGGAGATTACAAAGGAGGAGTACAAGAACATTCTTCGGAAAGCAGTGCAAAAG ATCTGCCACAGCAAAAGTGGAGAGATCAACCCCATGAAGGTAGCTAATCTGGTGAAGGCATACgtggaaaaatacaaacatatgAGAAAACATAAGAAATCCGATGGTGAAGATACCCGTGAAGTGGAAAATTGA
- the PHRF1 gene encoding PHD and RING finger domain-containing protein 1 isoform X4 codes for MDDDSQDEMINKSAALGKGKRQSLAFLSETESNGGNSCDSEDDTGSEEEEDGTEEEGGEEDKEESEDEELEDCEDDDEEEEEEEETEAAVGGMTDSLKLEPRINGASISSDEDGENCPICLNTFRDQAVGTPENCSHYFCLDCIVEWSKNANSCPVDRILFKYISIRARFGGKILKKIPVENTKTQGNDGEDDPTFCEVCGRSDREDRLLLCDGCDAGYHMECLNPPLSEVPVDEWFCPACAPMGASAAADHVSEEEVAALVADVIPTTSRLRPQVRTRAIARTRQSERVRATVNRNRITTAQQIQHVPRYLMSSVLDETIEAVVAGLNTAIYQRPLTPRAPTRQKRKTGRRKKAGGKKRTQTKSAGKKSSGGQLKRRKRLIKKRRGKKMRVKNEATARSRIARTLGLSKPLRGASLPSMYKPMEPSLGLMRADIGAASLSVFGDPYELDPYESNEEVPANPDSPVSAKRRVLSQSALRSHRPVARPISVGLPRSSVPALSPDQEAEAAPVPDLLGSILSGQSFLMMSSSDVVINRDGSLTAKKAAPLHRKSANDLRVDDGSGHNTQPSTVHSGTTASSSIAGPSVSSGLSTYTRPSSSSLFSSPSPSLSRTEPAANPAQTTSEKATVKSEYSMTPRSVQTQNIATLSRHGSKLDDMPRFNGNSKNFAPSDSSSKPLSCNLDSGSKAVTVRQPLKPPPKRIDIFELPRIPKIKKETSSKQVEPKPAGSQSCDIPSSCITQLTGKESTNQPGRGSKMESQKSNAKESQQQTRTSGVSFSTNTGTYSSSSLLGPSRSKGPSSFESFKINIPGNAGHPSRLSNPGFCNTFRPVDDKVQQKESPSPLFSVKKKQVKSEIYDPFEPTGSDSSSASSSPERLGSGIPLTNITRTISIENPKVQTFQTVRRFTPYLVENVFGSGADSDVASSNTESHDDVTVKSRIVEQISDTEERDNMDDEDFLSSPCTSSAVKQISSAECLKEESREGPNVFFNAEELIRSNINVKVEPDSPSENDGQQKVQKVEHTERRSRSRSCSNSSSRSKKKMKRKKALVKERKRSRSGSRDRAHSRDRSSRSTSWSGGEEHSKTHTLKPRSRRSSTDGSSSHERSKKKKMKDKTKDKKAKTSWSRERRKSRSRSGSPGSTSEFYENRKKKRRSRSRSRRREHSRSNSIERTKRRKHRRDKSYERYDKDSSLRSRDRKRSRSRSRERRKWRSRSRSASRSREHKSSKSKEKRPRSRSRSKERKHRSKETSLPPPPEKDQKPPVENVSRCLEQHHSFKQEPKEELVLEELSITIQPNVKLEEVQAETPVQLREVQETVKVEPICEEVTGETAFPVPEITNICVPIGNVDSFAETELMRSSDPAVLGSCSNTNLEITVKIENTALCPSLVEPPPKKEVMHAPTEAAPIQSSSKSKITDCVKEVKDECLVSNEKTGNFNKPELEVVPQGPALKSKAPVKRVTWNLQEEESGTLSAGKAPRVPFYKLQRAKEGAWKAEDLNQTLNQVQLNEPPPTNYMIPEPMFPDLDSSQVYCQNIPLTPPLPSSLPPYAPVSQPTVQFIMQGSLPALGCMAGQSLTPEPGSLASEPGIQAASVGNAEEKIKAPKPPVDKTKNEEYMKKLHMQERAVEEVKLAIKPFYQKREITKEEYKNILRKAVQKICHSKSGEINPMKVANLVKAYVEKYKHMRKHKKSDGEDTREVEN; via the exons ATTGCGAAGACGatgatgaagaagaggaagaggaggaagaaactgaGGCCGCTGTGGGGGGAATGACTGATTCTCTGAAATTAGAACCACGTATAAACGGAGCAAGCATTTCCTCTGATGAGGATGGTGAAAACTGCCCCATTTGCCTCAACACATTTAGGGATCAGGCTGTTGGGACTCCTGAGAACTGTTCCCATTACTTCTGCTTGGACTGCATCGTGGAGTGGTCTAAG aatgCAAACTCCTGTCCAGTGGATCGAATCCTCTTTAAGTACATTAGCATTCGGGCACGTTTTGGTGGTAAAATCTTAAAAAAG ATTCCTGTTGAGAACACGAAAACTCAGGGTAATGATGGAGAGGATGATCCAACCTTCTGTGAGGTGTGTGGCAGAAGTGACCGCGAGGATCGCCTGCTGCTGTGTGATGGCTGTGATGCAGG GTATCACATGGAATGCCTTAATCCACCTCTCAGTGAAGTCCCTGTAGATGAGTGGTTCTGTCCAGCCTGTGCTCCCATGggtgccagtgctgctgcag ATCATGTCAGCGAAGAAGAGGTTGCTGCCCTCGTGGCTGATGTTATTCCTACCACCAGTCGACTGCGCCCTCAAGTCCGAACCCGAGCTATAGCCAGAACTCGGCAGAGCGAACGAGTTAGGGCAACAGTGAACAGAAACCGGATAACAACAGCGCAACAAATTCAG CACGTGCCAAGGTACCTCATGTCCTCTGTTCTGGATGAAACAATTGAAGCAGTTGTAGCAGGCCTAAACACAGCCATCTACCAGCGTCCTCTTACGCCGCGGGCTCCTActaggcagaaaagaaaaacag GtaggaggaagaaagcaggaggCAAAAAAAGAACTCAGACAAAATCTGCTGGGAAGAAGAGTTCAGGGGGACAGCTGAAGAGACGCAAGCGTCTGATAAAGAAGAGAAGGGGCAAAAAGATGAGA GTGAAAAATGAGGCTACTGCGCGCTCCCGTATTGCAAGAACTCTTGGTCTTAGTAAACCTTTGCGTGGGGCCTCGCTTCCTTCCATGTACAAACCAATGGAGCCCTCACTTGGTCTGATGAGAGCAGATATCGGTGCAGCTTCTCTGTCTGTGTTTGGAGATCCATATGAGTTGGATCCTTATGAAAG TAATGAAGAGGTTCCAGCAAATCCAGATTCACCGGTGAGTGCCAAAAGGAGAGTTCTCTCCCAGTCAGCACTGAGGTCTCACCGTCCTGTAGCTAGACCTATTTCTGTGGGACTTCCCAG AAGCAGTGTACCTGCCTTGAGTCCCGATCAAGAAGCAGAAGCTGCCCCTGTGCCTGATCTATTGGGAAGTATCCTGTCTGGACAGAGCTTTCTCATGATGAGTAGTTCGGATGTGGTCATCAACAGAGATGGTTCGCTGACAGCGAAGAAGGCAG CTCCACTTCACAGAAAATCAGCGAATGACTTGCGAGTGGATGATGGTTCAGGACATAACACCCAACCGAGTACAGTGCACTCAGGGACCACAGCAAGCAGCTCCATTGCTGGACCTTCAGTTTCCTCTGGGCTGAGTACTTACACCAGACCCTCCTCCTCAAGCTTGTTTTCATCCCCTTCACCCTCGCTGAGCAGGACTGAGCCTGCAGCAAACCCTGCACAGACTACATCAGAAAAGGCAACTGTAAAATCAGAATATTCAATGACACCCAGGTCTGTTCAGACTCAGAATATAGCTACTCTGAGCAGGCATGGCTCCAAGTTAGATGATATGCCCAGATTTAATGGAAACTCTAAAAACTTTGCACCCAGTGACTCATCTTCAAAGCCTCTGAGCTGTAACTTGGATTCTGGCTCAAAAGCTGTAACTGTGAGGCAGCCATTAAAACCACCTCCCAAGAGAATTGACATCTTTGAGCTTCCCAGGATACCaaagattaaaaaggaaaccAGCAGCAAGCAGGTGGAGCCGAAACCAGCAGGAAGCCAAAGCTGTGACATCCCCAGCTCCTGTATAACCCAGCTGACTGGCAAAGAGAGCACTAATCAGCCGGGAAGGGGTAGCAAGATGGAAAGCCAGAAGTCAAATGCCAAGGAATCTCAGCAACAAACCCGTACAAGTGGGGTGTCTTTTTCTACCAATACGGGCACATATAGCAGTTCATCACTACTGGGCCCTTCGAGGAGCAAGGGCCCAAGCTCTTTTGAGAGTTTTAAAATCAATATTCCTGGAAACGCCGGACATCCCAGCAGACTGTCTAACCCAGGATTTTGTAACACCTTCCGCCCTGTGGATGACAAAGTGCAACAGAAAGAGAGTCCTTCACCTCTTTTCTCAGTTAAGAAAAAGCAGGTTAAAAGTGAAATATATGATCCCTTTGAGCCAACAGGATCGGACTCGAGTTCAGCAAGCAGCAGTCCTGAAAGGCTTGGCTCAGGGATCCCGCTAACTAATATTACCAGGACTATTTCTATTGAAAATCCAAAAGTTCAAACGTTTCAAACTGTCCGTCGTTTCACTCCTTACCTGGTAGAAAATGTATTTGGATCTGGGGCTGACTCTGACGTAGCATCTAGTAACACAGAGTCTCATGATGACGTGACGGTAAAAAGCAGGATTGTGGAACAGATCTCTGATACAGAGGAACGAGATAATATGGATGACGAAGACTTTCTAAGCAGTCCTTGCACTTCGTCTGCTGTTAAGCAAATTTCTAGTGCGGAGTGTTtgaaggaggaaagcagagagggtCCTAATGTGTTCTTTAATGCTGAAGAATTGATTAGATCTAATATTAATGTGAAAGTAGAACCAGATAGTCCCTCAGAAAACGATGGGCAGCAGAAAGTCCAAAAGGTAGAACACACAGAGCGGCGATCGCGTTCCAGATCCTGTTCAAACTCCAGCTCCCGAAGCAAgaagaagatgaaaaggaaaaaggcacTTGTCAAAGAGCGTAAGAGATCCCGGTCAGGGTCTAGGGACAGAGCACACTCAAGGGACCGAAGCTCCAGATCTACCTCGTGGTCAGGTGGAGAAGAGCATAGCAAAACACACACATTGAAACCCAGGAGCAGGAGGTCTTCTACTGATGGTTCTAGCAGTCACGAACgatccaaaaaaaagaaaatgaaggataaAACCAAGgataaaaaggcaaaaacttCTTGGTCTAGGGAGAGAAGGAAATCTAGGTCACGTTCAGGTAGTCCTGGAAGTACTTCTGAGTtttatgaaaacaggaaaaagaaaagacggTCTCGATCAAGATCAAGACGGAGGGAACATTCCCGGTCAAATAGCATTGAGAGGACTAAGAGGCGGAAACACAGGAGAGACAAAAGCTATGAGAGGTATGATAAAGATAGTAGCTTGAGGtcaagagacagaaagagatcGAGATCCAGATCTCGGGAGAGGAGAAAGTGGAGGTCTCGGTCTCGGTCCGCATCTCGATCTCGggaacacaaaagcagcaaatcaaaggaaaaaagaccaaGATCAAGATCGCgttccaaagaaagaaaacacagatcaAAAGAGACCTCACTTCCTCCTCCACCAGAAAAGGATCAAAAGCCTCCAGTTGAAAATGTGTCCAGGTGTCTGGAGCAACACCATTCCTTCAAACAAGAGCCAAAGGAGGAGCTAGTACTAGAAGAGCTTTCCATAACCATCCAACCAAATGTCAAACTTGAGGAAGTACAGGCTGAGACCCCGGTTCAGTTGAGAGAGGTTCAAGAAACTGTAAAGGTAGAGCCTATCTGTGAGGAAGTGACCGGTGAAACTGCATTCCCTGTGCCAGAGATCACAAACATTTGCGTTCCAATTGGCAATGTGGATTCTTTTGCTGAAACAGAATTAATGAGAAGTAGCGATCCAGCAGTGCTTGGCAGCTGTAGCAATACAAACCTTGAGATTacagttaaaatagaaaatactgcATTATGTCCATCTCTGGTGGAACCACCCCCAAAGAAGGAAGTTATGCACGCTCCCACTGAGGCTGCACCAATTCAAAGCTCATCCAAAAGCAAAATAACGGATTGTGTGAAGGAGGTCAAAGATGAGTGCCTTGTGTCAAATGAGAAAACCGGTAATTTCAATAAGCCTGAACTAGAGGTGGTACCTCAGGGCCCTGCGTTGAAATCAAAAGCACCAGTGAAAAGAGTTACCTGGAATCTTCAAGAGGAAGAAAGCGGCACGTTGTCTGCTGGAAAAGCTCCAA GGGTGCCATTTTACAAACTTCAGCGAGCAAAAGAAGGGGCCTGGAAAGCAGAGGACTTGAACCAAACGTTAAATCAGGTGCAGTTAAATGAGCCTCCTCCAACCAATTATATGATTCCTGAGCCTATGTTTCCTGATCTAGATTCCTCTCAG GTGTACTGTCAAAATATACCTTTGACGCCACCTCTGCCCTCAAGCCTCCCCCCCTATGCCCCCGTCAGCCAGCCCACGGTTCAGTTTATCATGCAGGGTAGTCTTCCAGCGCTTGGCTGCATGGCGGGACAGAGCCTGACTCCGGAGCCAGGCAGCCTGGCATCTGAACCAGGAATCCAAGCTGCTTCTGTTGGAAATGCGGAAGAAAAGATTAAAGCACCCAAACCTCCAGTGGATAAAACGAAGAACGAGGAA TACATGAAGAAGCTTCACATGCAGGAAAGGGCTGTGGAAGAAGTGAAACTTGCTATTAAACCTTTTTACCAGAAGAGGGAGATTACAAAGGAGGAGTACAAGAACATTCTTCGGAAAGCAGTGCAAAAG ATCTGCCACAGCAAAAGTGGAGAGATCAACCCCATGAAGGTAGCTAATCTGGTGAAGGCATACgtggaaaaatacaaacatatgAGAAAACATAAGAAATCCGATGGTGAAGATACCCGTGAAGTGGAAAATTGA